In Clostridium sp. DL-VIII, the following proteins share a genomic window:
- a CDS encoding sulfide/dihydroorotate dehydrogenase-like FAD/NAD-binding protein — protein MVKEAIDCIDAGTEYCPCKLAEYGQCLICSQCQGKVFCDCLNWKGVCIYQEFHNNNEKAKDGRKTYECLIKDVFNYHNDLVIVKFKAPHKLVIDLVKPGSYVFVRSNENEYFDIPISIMNCDIENDIITIAIEIRGIKTTGLLNIKADENIVIRGPYWNGIFGIKNILAQNKTKALILARGIGLAPMIPVIRKLISQDNELQVVIDTSPFKENFVSEFLTNYSLKATEKSLLDKGKLSDHAKVVIKDALEDGVKYIHVGGADILTYNVINYLNEIYRDDVSLSCCNNFKMSCGEGICGACTARFSGHIVKRFCKEQADPRNIFEGRRFI, from the coding sequence ATGGTGAAAGAAGCTATTGATTGTATTGATGCAGGAACTGAATATTGTCCTTGTAAGCTTGCAGAATATGGACAATGTTTAATTTGTTCTCAATGCCAAGGAAAAGTTTTCTGCGATTGCTTAAATTGGAAGGGGGTTTGTATATATCAAGAATTTCACAATAATAATGAAAAGGCTAAAGATGGCCGAAAAACTTATGAGTGCCTTATTAAAGATGTATTTAATTATCATAACGATTTAGTTATAGTAAAGTTTAAGGCACCTCATAAATTGGTTATAGATTTAGTTAAACCTGGAAGCTATGTATTCGTAAGAAGTAATGAAAATGAATATTTTGATATTCCTATTTCAATAATGAATTGTGATATAGAAAATGATATTATAACTATTGCTATTGAAATTAGGGGAATAAAAACTACTGGATTACTAAATATAAAGGCTGATGAAAACATAGTAATTAGAGGGCCCTATTGGAATGGAATTTTTGGAATAAAAAATATATTAGCTCAAAATAAAACTAAAGCATTAATTTTAGCTAGAGGAATTGGACTAGCACCTATGATACCAGTTATTAGAAAATTAATTTCTCAAGATAACGAATTGCAGGTAGTAATAGATACAAGCCCCTTCAAAGAAAATTTTGTAAGTGAATTTTTAACTAATTATTCGCTAAAAGCAACTGAGAAATCTTTATTAGATAAAGGCAAACTTTCAGATCATGCTAAAGTTGTAATTAAAGATGCCTTAGAAGATGGAGTGAAATATATTCATGTAGGAGGAGCAGATATATTAACTTATAATGTAATAAATTACTTAAATGAAATTTATAGAGATGATGTTTCTCTTTCGTGTTGTAATAATTTTAAAATGTCTTGTGGTGAGGGGATTTGTGGAGCATGTACAGCAAGGTTTTCAGGTCATATAGTAAAAAGATTTTGTAAAGAGCAGGCTGATCCACGAAATATTTTTGAAGGGAGAAGATTCATATGA
- a CDS encoding D-alanyl-D-alanine carboxypeptidase family protein — protein sequence MRKGIKFVTVILLGLIFSQISNISVNAKSKDNIKFKVNARCAIALDKESGTVLYEQNAYELVPMASTTKILTSLIAIEQGNLDKKVTISKKAASIRGSTVGYRENEEITLRELIFGLMFKSGNDAAIAIAEELGGSVEGFSEIMNHYARGIGILDSHFESPHGLDSNEHYSSAYDLALLTSKGMEYDLFREVVGSKEISKEKYNFTRDYSNINKILWRIPGANGVKTGSTGKAGKCLVSSINNNGKDIIIVVLNCPDRWNATEKIYNYVLEKVAFGSKTVKELV from the coding sequence ATGAGAAAAGGTATAAAATTCGTTACTGTTATATTGTTAGGTCTTATTTTTTCTCAAATATCAAATATAAGTGTAAATGCCAAAAGTAAAGATAATATAAAGTTTAAGGTTAACGCAAGATGTGCAATAGCCTTAGATAAGGAAAGTGGGACAGTTTTATATGAACAAAATGCATACGAATTGGTACCAATGGCAAGCACAACTAAAATACTTACTTCGCTAATTGCTATTGAACAAGGCAATTTAGATAAAAAGGTAACTATCAGCAAAAAGGCAGCTAGCATTAGAGGTTCTACTGTAGGATATAGAGAAAATGAAGAGATTACATTAAGAGAATTAATTTTTGGACTTATGTTTAAGTCTGGAAATGACGCAGCAATTGCAATAGCTGAAGAATTAGGTGGATCGGTAGAAGGATTCTCAGAGATTATGAACCATTATGCTAGAGGAATCGGAATATTGGATTCGCACTTTGAATCTCCACATGGATTGGATAGTAATGAGCATTATTCATCTGCCTATGATTTAGCCCTATTAACTTCTAAGGGAATGGAATATGATTTATTTAGAGAAGTTGTAGGAAGTAAAGAAATATCGAAAGAAAAATATAATTTTACTAGGGATTATAGTAATATTAATAAAATATTGTGGAGAATTCCTGGTGCTAATGGCGTTAAAACAGGATCAACAGGTAAAGCTGGAAAATGTTTAGTTTCATCAATAAATAATAATGGTAAAGACATTATTATTGTAGTTTTAAATTGTCCAGATAGATGGAATGCAACTGAAAAGATATACAATTATGTATTAGAAAAAGTAGCCTTTGGAAGCAAGACAGTTAAAGAATTAGTATAG
- a CDS encoding DUF2953 domain-containing protein: protein MYSLNLRFKPPLKLNFFFYYSLNDAARTAIFYGVLCQVPPLIYIFLKFIFKINKFNLSINPIFEDKFSLRIESSSIIFLSFANIIYMTIIIFKKVLNKGR from the coding sequence ATGTATAGTTTAAATCTTAGATTTAAGCCGCCATTAAAGCTCAATTTCTTTTTTTACTATTCCCTAAATGATGCTGCAAGAACTGCTATATTTTATGGAGTTCTCTGTCAAGTACCACCATTAATATATATTTTTCTAAAATTCATTTTCAAAATTAATAAATTCAATTTAAGCATAAATCCAATATTTGAAGATAAATTTTCACTAAGAATTGAGTCCTCAAGTATAATTTTCTTATCATTTGCGAACATTATATATATGACAATTATTATATTTAAAAAAGTATTAAATAAAGGGAGGTGA
- the ytfJ gene encoding GerW family sporulation protein has translation MSSEQHVENLMKSTMENLKDMIDVNTVIGKAIETKDGTCIIPVSKLSFGFASGGSEYLYENTTSTVFPFGGGSGAGVSVKPVAFLVVKEDGVRMIPADQNTTCDRIVDTVPQVLDIVKGFVKDLCKKNNETSDKNNTSNPVNNFENNATNNDNAI, from the coding sequence ATGTCGAGTGAACAACATGTTGAAAACTTAATGAAGAGTACTATGGAAAATCTTAAAGATATGATTGATGTAAACACAGTTATTGGAAAAGCTATTGAAACAAAAGATGGAACTTGTATAATTCCAGTTTCAAAATTAAGCTTTGGATTTGCTTCTGGAGGAAGTGAGTACTTGTACGAAAATACTACAAGTACAGTTTTTCCATTTGGAGGTGGATCTGGAGCTGGAGTCTCAGTAAAACCTGTTGCCTTTTTGGTTGTAAAGGAGGATGGAGTTAGAATGATACCTGCAGACCAAAATACTACTTGTGATAGAATCGTTGATACAGTTCCTCAAGTTCTAGATATTGTTAAAGGCTTTGTTAAAGATCTATGTAAAAAAAATAATGAAACTAGCGATAAAAATAATACTAGTAATCCTGTAAATAATTTTGAAAATAATGCCACTAATAATGATAATGCTATTTAA
- the scpB gene encoding SMC-Scp complex subunit ScpB — protein sequence MHNGKGIQIPFMNDEKKNSLKSAIEALLFASGEPLSIQDLVNHLEEKAKLIEIIIQEMIEEYDNTSSRGIKIIVIKGSYQLVTKAENSDQIQKLLKKNKRQSLSQASIESLAIIAYKQPITRVDIDEIRGVKSESAIQKLVEKDLIKEVGRLEVPGRPILYGTTDEFLRQFELRDLKELPSLDLFGQDNDVQEEEIGEKR from the coding sequence ATGCATAATGGAAAAGGAATTCAAATACCATTTATGAACGATGAAAAGAAAAATTCGCTAAAATCTGCAATAGAAGCATTATTATTTGCAAGTGGTGAACCTTTGAGTATTCAAGACCTAGTAAATCATCTTGAAGAAAAAGCTAAGCTTATTGAAATTATAATTCAAGAAATGATTGAAGAATATGACAATACTAGTAGTAGAGGAATTAAAATAATTGTTATAAAAGGTAGTTATCAATTAGTAACAAAAGCAGAAAATTCTGATCAGATACAGAAATTGTTAAAGAAAAATAAAAGACAATCTTTATCCCAGGCATCAATTGAAAGTTTAGCTATAATAGCATATAAACAGCCTATCACACGAGTCGATATAGATGAGATTAGAGGTGTTAAATCTGAAAGTGCGATTCAAAAACTTGTTGAAAAAGATCTTATAAAAGAAGTCGGAAGATTAGAAGTACCAGGTAGGCCGATTTTATATGGCACTACGGATGAGTTTTTAAGACAATTTGAACTAAGGGATTTGAAAGAACTACCATCATTAGATCTATTTGGCCAGGATAATGATGTTCAAGAAGAGGAAATAGGTGAAAAGAGGTAA
- a CDS encoding segregation/condensation protein A, protein MELPRIKINDFEGPFDLLLHLIRKNQMSIYNVKIYEVTNQYLNYINEMKEMDLEITSEFIVVAATLIEIKSKYLLPKYKKEDEEDEEDEEKSLLEKLIVYKKIKGVSTFFKERYISAGEVYSKKPEIIEEIKEDVTKIDLFKDISLIELYNIYNNLLEIYNNKQNRNNVIQKKIYVDKYKIEDKLDYLMNKIKNENVRDFAQIIEACECKLECVVTFLALLEMIKQRMVKVYQSDNFRNIIIERRIDNA, encoded by the coding sequence ATGGAACTTCCAAGAATTAAAATTAATGATTTTGAAGGACCATTTGATTTATTGTTGCATTTAATAAGAAAAAATCAAATGAGTATTTATAATGTAAAAATTTATGAAGTAACCAATCAATACTTAAATTATATAAACGAAATGAAAGAAATGGATTTGGAGATAACTTCGGAATTTATTGTTGTCGCAGCGACATTAATAGAAATAAAGTCTAAATATCTGCTACCTAAATATAAAAAGGAAGATGAAGAGGATGAAGAAGATGAAGAAAAATCTCTTTTAGAAAAGCTTATAGTTTATAAGAAAATCAAAGGGGTTTCCACGTTCTTTAAAGAAAGATATATTAGCGCAGGTGAGGTATATAGTAAAAAGCCAGAAATAATAGAAGAAATAAAAGAAGATGTTACAAAAATAGATTTATTTAAAGATATAAGTCTTATTGAATTATATAATATCTACAATAATTTATTAGAAATCTATAATAATAAGCAAAATAGAAATAATGTAATTCAAAAGAAAATATATGTGGATAAGTATAAAATTGAAGATAAGTTAGACTATCTTATGAATAAGATAAAAAATGAAAATGTTCGTGATTTCGCCCAAATAATAGAAGCTTGTGAATGTAAGCTGGAGTGTGTTGTTACATTTTTAGCTCTGCTTGAAATGATAAAACAGAGAATGGTTAAAGTTTATCAAAGCGATAATTTTAGGAACATAATAATTGAAAGGAGAATAGATAATGCATAA
- a CDS encoding D-alanyl-D-alanine carboxypeptidase family protein, whose amino-acid sequence MKYNIKKILSLTLIFIFTVLLLPIKSAIAVEPEDKAQSDGTNIEARSALLMEPMSGKILYEKNADEKFAPASVTKIMTMLLTMEAVDNGKINLDDKVTCSENAKKMGGSTMLLDTGEIRTVEELLKGVAIASGNDAAVALAEYLGGTEGDFVNMMNKRAQELGMKNTTFKNCNGLPADGHLSTAKDIALMSKELLKHPKVLKYTGTYMETISEGRKSPIELVNHNKLVRFFEGCDGLKTGFTDEAKYCISATAKRNGVRMMSVIMGAPTYKIRNRDAGVLLNYGFSKYEGKKLISKDEDIDKVYMDKQTDKFFMAKACDDLNVILPKGQNDELEKKIVIDELKKEYKVGDVVGKYEVYLGNDKVGEVEIYCDRNIKKGNIFDNIKYNIKNLFEKGV is encoded by the coding sequence ATGAAATATAATATTAAAAAGATTTTATCTTTAACTTTGATATTTATTTTTACTGTATTATTATTACCAATTAAGTCTGCCATTGCAGTTGAACCAGAAGATAAAGCTCAGTCAGATGGAACGAATATAGAAGCAAGATCTGCTTTATTAATGGAGCCTATGAGTGGAAAAATACTTTATGAAAAGAATGCAGATGAAAAATTTGCGCCTGCATCAGTAACAAAAATAATGACCATGTTGCTTACAATGGAGGCTGTTGATAACGGAAAAATAAATTTAGATGATAAAGTGACTTGTAGTGAAAATGCTAAGAAAATGGGCGGAAGTACAATGCTTTTAGACACTGGAGAAATAAGAACCGTTGAGGAATTACTAAAAGGGGTTGCAATAGCATCTGGTAATGATGCGGCAGTAGCTCTTGCCGAGTACCTTGGAGGTACAGAAGGCGATTTTGTTAATATGATGAATAAAAGAGCTCAAGAATTAGGAATGAAGAATACAACCTTCAAAAATTGTAATGGCTTACCAGCAGACGGACATTTATCAACAGCAAAAGATATAGCACTAATGTCTAAAGAATTGTTAAAGCATCCAAAAGTTTTAAAATATACAGGAACTTATATGGAAACTATATCTGAAGGCAGGAAATCTCCAATAGAGCTTGTAAATCATAATAAATTGGTTAGATTTTTTGAAGGCTGTGATGGATTAAAAACAGGATTTACAGATGAAGCTAAATATTGTATTAGTGCTACTGCAAAAAGAAATGGAGTTAGAATGATGTCGGTAATTATGGGCGCTCCAACCTATAAAATTAGGAACCGTGATGCAGGAGTATTACTTAATTATGGTTTTTCTAAATACGAAGGAAAAAAACTTATCTCTAAAGATGAAGATATAGATAAAGTATATATGGATAAACAAACCGATAAGTTCTTTATGGCAAAGGCATGCGATGATTTAAATGTTATACTACCTAAAGGACAAAATGATGAACTTGAAAAGAAAATTGTCATTGATGAATTGAAAAAAGAATACAAAGTTGGAGATGTAGTTGGAAAATATGAAGTTTATTTAGGAAATGATAAGGTAGGCGAAGTAGAAATATATTGCGATAGAAATATAAAGAAGGGCAATATATTTGATAATATAAAATATAATATTAAGAATTTATTTGAAAAAGGCGTTTAA
- a CDS encoding cobyric acid synthase, translating into MAKTIMIQGTASNSGKSLVVAGLCRILKQDGYKVAPFKSQNMALNSFITDDGDEMGRAQVMQAEAAGIAPDVRMNPILLKPTSDQGSQVIVNGKVIGNMSAKDYYAQKTKLIPDILEAFNGLANEHDIIVIEGAGSPAEINLNKDDIVNMGLAKLVDAPVLIVGDIDRGGVFASLAGTMLFLSDDEKGRVKGTIINKFRGDISILKPGLKMLEDAIKVPVVGVIPYLNVDVDDEDSLTDRFSVKNKPSIIDIAVIRLPRISNFTDFNALECIDGVSLRYVGSLNELKDPDLIILPGTKNTIADLIWLRESGFEAAIMKHISKDKPLIGVCGGYQMLGLTLKDPYGVEQGGEISGLGLLETDTIFAKEKTRTRIKGNLAEVNGIFYKLSGAEFEGYEIHMGITMSDKNIVNNKNIYGTYIHGIFDKDTIAKTIVEALLKKKGLSADNIKTFDMSSYKESQYDILADEMRKTLDMNYIYKIIS; encoded by the coding sequence ATGGCTAAAACAATAATGATACAAGGAACAGCATCAAACTCTGGAAAGAGTTTAGTAGTTGCAGGTTTATGTAGAATTTTAAAGCAGGATGGTTATAAAGTCGCACCATTTAAATCTCAAAATATGGCTTTGAATTCATTTATAACTGATGATGGGGATGAAATGGGAAGAGCGCAGGTTATGCAGGCAGAAGCGGCAGGAATTGCACCTGATGTAAGAATGAATCCTATTTTATTGAAGCCTACAAGCGATCAAGGGTCCCAGGTAATTGTAAATGGGAAAGTCATTGGGAATATGAGCGCAAAGGATTATTATGCTCAAAAAACTAAATTAATTCCAGATATTTTAGAAGCATTCAATGGATTAGCTAATGAGCATGATATTATTGTAATAGAAGGAGCAGGTAGTCCAGCAGAAATAAACTTAAATAAGGATGACATTGTAAATATGGGACTTGCTAAGCTGGTAGACGCTCCTGTACTCATTGTTGGAGATATAGATCGTGGCGGAGTTTTTGCATCTTTAGCGGGTACAATGCTTTTTTTATCTGATGATGAGAAAGGAAGAGTAAAAGGAACAATCATAAATAAATTCAGAGGCGATATATCAATACTTAAGCCAGGGCTTAAAATGCTTGAAGATGCAATTAAAGTACCTGTAGTTGGCGTTATTCCTTATTTAAATGTTGATGTTGATGATGAAGATAGTCTTACAGATAGATTCTCGGTAAAAAATAAACCATCTATCATTGATATTGCTGTAATTAGATTGCCTAGAATATCAAATTTCACAGATTTTAATGCTTTAGAATGCATTGATGGAGTTTCTCTTAGATATGTAGGATCTCTCAATGAACTAAAAGATCCAGATCTGATTATTCTGCCAGGAACAAAAAATACTATAGCTGATTTAATTTGGCTTAGAGAATCTGGCTTTGAAGCAGCCATAATGAAGCATATATCTAAAGATAAGCCATTAATTGGAGTATGCGGTGGATATCAAATGCTAGGTTTGACCTTAAAAGATCCATATGGGGTCGAACAAGGAGGAGAAATATCAGGGCTTGGACTTTTAGAAACAGATACTATATTTGCAAAGGAAAAGACGAGAACTAGAATTAAAGGAAACCTTGCAGAGGTTAATGGAATATTTTACAAGCTTTCAGGAGCTGAATTTGAAGGGTACGAAATTCATATGGGAATCACCATGAGTGATAAAAATATAGTAAATAATAAAAATATATATGGAACATATATTCATGGAATATTTGATAAAGATACAATTGCTAAAACAATAGTTGAGGCACTTTTAAAGAAAAAAGGATTAAGTGCAGATAATATAAAAACATTTGACATGTCAAGTTATAAGGAAAGTCAATATGATATTTTAGCTGATGAAATGAGAAAAACATTAGATATGAATTATATATATAAAATAATCAGTTAA
- a CDS encoding 4Fe-4S double cluster binding domain-containing protein translates to MNSLALQIKEAALDMGYEKCGIIKISDIEGYSEKVDERIERVPVTKPFYQNYYRFEQLKDNHPWAKSIVVCVRQYGRYTIPEHLKGRVAKYYLVDSRRDEESQDYKDSLRFEKYLKDMGIRAETERKFGLTALRWAALKAGLGMVRRNNFFYTENGSWVYLEAWLIDKELEAKETPNLRPCSDKCNLCIKNCPSKSLSEPYTMNPFACVSFITTFGGRDMPNQPCKKEIGDWVYGCDACQDACPMNKNRWKEEEKFPNLEELGEKISLEKILKMDYEFLENVMQPKFWYIPKDDVWKWKVNAINAMVNDYKDQYKDSIYEACKDEHEKVREMAEWAIHKLNI, encoded by the coding sequence ATGAATTCATTAGCATTACAAATAAAAGAAGCAGCTTTAGATATGGGATATGAAAAATGTGGGATTATTAAGATATCAGACATAGAAGGGTATAGTGAAAAAGTTGATGAGAGGATTGAGAGAGTTCCAGTTACAAAACCTTTCTATCAAAATTACTATCGTTTTGAGCAGTTAAAGGATAATCATCCATGGGCAAAATCTATTGTTGTTTGTGTTAGACAATATGGCAGATATACTATACCAGAACATTTAAAAGGCAGAGTTGCAAAATACTATTTAGTTGATAGTAGAAGAGATGAAGAATCTCAGGATTATAAAGATAGTTTAAGATTCGAAAAGTATCTTAAAGATATGGGAATTAGGGCAGAAACTGAAAGAAAGTTTGGATTAACAGCTTTAAGATGGGCAGCTCTTAAAGCTGGTTTAGGAATGGTACGTAGAAATAATTTCTTCTATACTGAAAATGGTTCATGGGTGTATCTAGAAGCATGGCTTATTGATAAGGAATTAGAAGCAAAAGAAACACCAAACTTAAGACCTTGTTCTGATAAATGCAATCTGTGCATCAAAAATTGCCCTTCAAAATCTTTATCAGAACCATATACTATGAATCCTTTTGCTTGTGTATCATTTATTACAACATTTGGAGGGAGAGATATGCCAAATCAGCCATGTAAAAAAGAAATAGGAGATTGGGTGTATGGCTGTGATGCCTGTCAAGATGCCTGCCCCATGAATAAGAACCGTTGGAAAGAAGAAGAAAAATTCCCGAATTTAGAGGAATTAGGTGAAAAAATTTCGTTAGAAAAAATTCTAAAAATGGATTACGAGTTTTTAGAAAATGTAATGCAGCCTAAGTTTTGGTATATACCAAAAGATGATGTTTGGAAATGGAAAGTTAATGCTATAAATGCAATGGTAAATGATTATAAAGATCAATATAAAGATAGTATTTATGAAGCATGTAAGGATGAACATGAAAAAGTAAGAGAAATGGCAGAATGGGCAATTCATAAATTAAATATATAA
- a CDS encoding DNA topoisomerase III, giving the protein MSKTLVLAEKPSVGRDLAKVLKCNQNKGSYIEGSKYIVTWAMGHLVGLMDPEGYDNKYKEWKMETLPMLPKHMKLTVLKKTGKQYNEVKKQLLRNDVSEVIIATDAGREGELVARWILEKSGVKKPLKRLWISSQTEKAILDGFRNLKPGEAYENLYRAAVCRAEADWLVGLNVTRALTCKYNAQLSAGRVQSPTLAMIVLKEDEIKNFKPKTYYTLDGKTKGFNLSWINKDNNSRIFDEEFANKVAAKLKNSEGKIVDISEVNKKKFSPALYDLTELQRDANKIWGYSAKQTLNIMQRLYENYKILTYPRTDSRYVTTDIVATIPERLKAISIGEYRTSAEELLKGKINGHKGFVDNSKVSDHHAIIPTEERPNLSILSSEERKIYDLVVKRFLSVMLPPFEYVQTTIEADVNGERLIAKGKVIKAKGWKKLYDKSDEDNSEEDIKEQVLPNVSKGDDIKIESVNLKKGETKPPARFTEATLLSAMENPHKYINVSKEAAKTLGETGGLGTVATRADIIEKLFNSFVIEKKGKEIIPTSKGKQLIDLVPTDLKSPLLTAKWESQLDEIAKGKRDDNSFIREMKNYSVALVEDVKGGNSKFVHDNKTGKKCPNCGKYLLEVKGKNGIMNVCQDRECGYRESVSRVTNARCPECKKKLELRGHGEGAIYVCPGSNCNFREKASQFKKRFEGNGKVDKREVNNIIKKMKKEAEADMNNPFADLLKGFNK; this is encoded by the coding sequence ATGAGTAAAACTCTTGTATTAGCTGAAAAGCCATCAGTAGGAAGAGATCTGGCAAAAGTTCTTAAGTGTAATCAAAATAAAGGTTCATATATAGAAGGAAGTAAATATATAGTGACTTGGGCAATGGGGCATTTGGTTGGTCTTATGGACCCAGAAGGATATGATAATAAGTATAAAGAATGGAAGATGGAGACACTTCCAATGCTTCCTAAACATATGAAGCTTACAGTATTAAAAAAAACAGGAAAACAATATAATGAAGTTAAAAAGCAATTATTAAGAAATGATGTAAGTGAAGTTATAATTGCAACAGATGCAGGGAGGGAAGGCGAGCTTGTAGCTAGATGGATTTTAGAAAAATCAGGCGTGAAAAAGCCACTTAAAAGATTGTGGATTTCATCACAAACAGAAAAAGCAATTTTAGATGGATTTAGAAACTTAAAGCCAGGAGAAGCTTATGAAAATCTTTATAGGGCTGCAGTATGCAGAGCAGAGGCAGATTGGCTTGTAGGACTTAATGTCACTAGAGCTTTAACCTGCAAATATAATGCACAACTATCAGCAGGAAGGGTTCAATCACCAACATTAGCTATGATAGTATTAAAGGAAGATGAGATAAAAAACTTTAAACCAAAAACTTACTACACTTTAGATGGAAAAACTAAAGGTTTTAATCTATCATGGATAAATAAAGATAATAATTCACGAATATTTGATGAAGAATTTGCTAATAAAGTAGCTGCTAAATTAAAAAATTCAGAGGGAAAAATAGTTGATATAAGTGAAGTAAACAAGAAAAAGTTTTCTCCAGCGTTATATGATTTAACCGAACTACAAAGAGATGCAAATAAAATCTGGGGATATTCTGCGAAACAGACATTAAATATAATGCAGAGACTTTATGAAAATTATAAAATATTGACTTATCCAAGGACAGACTCAAGATATGTTACTACTGATATCGTAGCTACAATTCCAGAAAGATTAAAAGCAATATCTATAGGAGAATACAGAACTTCAGCAGAAGAATTGCTTAAAGGAAAGATAAATGGACATAAAGGCTTTGTAGATAATTCAAAAGTTAGCGATCACCATGCCATAATTCCAACAGAAGAAAGACCGAATTTATCAATTTTATCGTCTGAAGAAAGAAAGATTTATGATTTAGTAGTTAAAAGATTTTTAAGTGTTATGCTTCCACCTTTTGAATATGTTCAAACCACAATAGAAGCGGATGTTAATGGAGAAAGGCTCATAGCTAAAGGGAAAGTTATTAAAGCTAAGGGTTGGAAAAAGCTTTATGATAAATCAGACGAAGATAACAGCGAAGAAGATATTAAAGAACAAGTATTGCCTAATGTATCTAAAGGGGACGATATTAAAATAGAAAGTGTAAATTTAAAGAAAGGTGAAACAAAACCACCAGCTAGATTTACAGAAGCTACGCTCCTATCAGCTATGGAAAACCCACATAAATACATTAATGTTTCTAAAGAAGCAGCTAAAACTTTAGGTGAAACAGGTGGCCTTGGAACAGTTGCCACTAGAGCAGACATTATTGAAAAGTTATTTAATTCTTTTGTTATAGAAAAGAAGGGCAAGGAAATAATACCTACATCAAAGGGAAAACAATTAATAGACCTTGTACCAACAGACTTAAAATCACCTCTTTTGACAGCTAAATGGGAGAGTCAACTAGATGAAATAGCTAAAGGAAAAAGAGATGATAATTCTTTTATAAGAGAAATGAAAAACTATTCAGTTGCATTAGTTGAAGATGTTAAAGGTGGAAACAGCAAATTTGTTCATGATAATAAAACTGGAAAGAAATGTCCTAATTGTGGTAAATATTTATTAGAGGTTAAAGGAAAAAATGGAATAATGAATGTTTGCCAGGATAGAGAGTGTGGATATAGAGAGAGTGTATCAAGAGTGACGAATGCAAGGTGTCCTGAATGTAAAAAGAAGCTAGAACTTAGAGGCCATGGAGAAGGTGCCATATACGTATGTCCAGGCAGCAATTGTAATTTCAGAGAAAAAGCATCGCAATTTAAGAAGAGATTTGAAGGTAATGGAAAAGTTGATAAAAGAGAAGTAAATAATATAATTAAAAAAATGAAAAAAGAAGCAGAAGCTGACATGAATAATCCTTTTGCTGATCTTCTAAAAGGTTTTAATAAATAG
- a CDS encoding DUF5673 domain-containing protein, whose amino-acid sequence MDTSTIFLFIFILAVDIILIIKDIRSKLIISGNKKFKVIIPIMLVLFIVMTLENSSFSIENIIVCIGILPLAFVGNKTGITENGFLFNSYVTPWDKVESYSLKEQGEKYVLSFKTNIGIRKIFFKLEHKDEVKKYLSGIRKLKYVI is encoded by the coding sequence TTGGATACATCTACTATATTTTTATTTATTTTTATATTAGCAGTAGATATAATACTCATCATAAAAGATATACGAAGTAAATTAATAATTAGCGGCAACAAAAAATTTAAGGTTATAATACCAATTATGCTAGTACTATTTATTGTAATGACTCTTGAAAATTCTAGTTTTAGTATTGAAAATATTATAGTGTGCATTGGGATATTACCACTTGCATTTGTCGGTAATAAAACAGGTATAACAGAGAATGGATTTTTATTTAATTCATATGTAACTCCTTGGGATAAAGTTGAAAGTTATTCTTTAAAGGAACAAGGAGAGAAATATGTACTTTCTTTTAAAACAAATATTGGAATTAGAAAAATATTTTTTAAACTTGAACATAAAGATGAAGTAAAAAAGTACTTATCTGGAATAAGAAAATTAAAATATGTTATATAA